The Streptomyces albofaciens JCM 4342 genome has a segment encoding these proteins:
- a CDS encoding GMC family oxidoreductase — MTRRRTPTRTVSCDALVIGSGAGGAVAALELARAGHPTVVLEEGPRTTTAELAASAPATNLRRLYRDAGLTPILGSPVIPYGEGRCVGGSTVVNGGLLWAPPDALLDRWARVMGTTGYRAERLAGHLRTVSERLGVGEQPHGDGNADSRLLAEAADALGWRWSAARRAAPGCRHLNRCPTGCPGGAKRSMLVSYLPEAERYGAVIEPGTRAVLLRHDGRTVQSVVALGGPDGRTRVDYRPRTVFLAAGAVGSALLLQRSGIHARTAGRDMGFHVNFRLVARFTDPVHAGRGTIFTAQLREFEDLGIHVMPANLTAGSLAAALAGHGPAVVNALLADLPRVAVYTVQVRMSGRIAVRRLPGGGRLLRHRMTPYDRGLLRFALGRAARLLFRAGAAELYPPSPGVLRSRSAAREFAVRADPRGWDLVCVHAMASCPMGRAALGGVCDQHGRPYGFGNLRLCDASVLPGPAGLSPQGTVMAFAHEITARYLSSPPQVPTRRHCDSDTPS, encoded by the coding sequence ATGACCCGCCGCCGCACCCCCACCCGCACCGTCTCCTGCGACGCCCTGGTCATCGGCTCCGGCGCCGGCGGCGCGGTCGCCGCGCTGGAACTGGCGCGGGCCGGACACCCCACCGTCGTCCTGGAGGAAGGCCCCCGGACGACCACCGCGGAGCTGGCCGCGTCCGCACCGGCGACCAATTTGCGCCGCCTCTACCGCGACGCCGGACTGACCCCCATCCTCGGCAGCCCGGTCATCCCGTACGGCGAGGGCCGCTGCGTGGGCGGCAGCACGGTCGTCAACGGCGGGCTGCTGTGGGCGCCGCCGGACGCGCTGCTGGACCGCTGGGCGCGGGTGATGGGCACCACCGGCTACCGCGCCGAGCGGCTGGCCGGACACCTGCGTACGGTGTCCGAGCGGCTCGGCGTCGGCGAGCAGCCGCACGGCGACGGCAACGCGGACTCGCGGCTGCTCGCCGAGGCGGCCGACGCCCTGGGCTGGCGGTGGTCCGCCGCCCGGCGGGCCGCCCCCGGCTGCCGCCACCTGAACCGCTGCCCGACCGGCTGTCCCGGCGGCGCCAAGCGCAGCATGCTGGTCAGCTATCTGCCGGAGGCGGAGCGGTACGGGGCGGTGATCGAGCCCGGCACCCGGGCCGTGCTGCTGCGGCACGACGGCCGCACCGTGCAGAGCGTCGTGGCCCTCGGCGGCCCGGACGGCCGCACCCGCGTCGACTACCGGCCGCGTACGGTCTTCCTCGCCGCCGGGGCCGTCGGCAGCGCCCTCCTCCTCCAGCGCAGCGGCATCCACGCCCGCACCGCCGGGCGCGACATGGGCTTTCACGTCAACTTCCGCCTGGTGGCCCGCTTCACCGACCCGGTGCACGCCGGGCGGGGCACGATCTTCACGGCCCAGCTCCGGGAGTTCGAGGACCTGGGCATCCACGTCATGCCCGCCAACCTCACCGCCGGATCGCTCGCGGCGGCGCTCGCCGGACACGGGCCCGCGGTGGTCAACGCGCTGCTGGCGGACCTGCCGCGGGTCGCGGTCTACACGGTGCAGGTGCGGATGAGCGGACGGATCGCCGTACGCCGATTGCCGGGCGGCGGGCGCCTGCTGCGGCACCGGATGACGCCGTACGACCGCGGCCTGCTGCGCTTCGCGCTCGGCCGGGCGGCGCGGCTGCTGTTCCGGGCGGGTGCCGCGGAGCTGTATCCGCCGTCCCCCGGCGTACTGCGCTCGCGGAGCGCGGCGCGGGAGTTCGCGGTCCGCGCCGACCCGCGCGGCTGGGACCTGGTGTGCGTCCACGCCATGGCGTCCTGCCCGATGGGGCGGGCCGCGCTGGGCGGGGTGTGCGACCAGCACGGCCGCCCGTACGGTTTCGGCAACCTCCGGCTGTGCGACGCCTCGGTGCTGCCGGGGCCCGCCGGGCTCAGCCCGCAGGGCACCGTCATGGCCTTCGCCCACGAGATCACCGCCCGCTACCTCTCCTCACCCCCGCAGGTCCCCACGAGGAGGCACTGTGACAGCGACACCCCATCCTGA
- a CDS encoding GMC oxidoreductase, translated as MTATPHPDPDGARHRAEGRPRGLLRPTGPVVDCDIAVIGSGMGGATLAYALRGTGARVLVVERGDFLPREWQNWSAPAVFTAGRYRNAEPWYDASARRYFAPGVHYYVGGNTKVFGATLPRFREADFGPLEHAEGISRGWPFPYGVLEPHYARAERLYRVHGARGADPTDPWRSGEYPWPAVAHEPPVASLAESLRAQGLKPYALPTGIDLRADGACLRCATCDGFPCLVEAKSDADVCALRPALAAGNVSLLTRATVTRLVTGPSGRRVTAALAQYEGRELRIHAERFVLACGAVNTAALLLRSEPGALRTGPVRDTGLANGSGQAGRNYMVHNSTFLMAVDPRRADEVVFQKTLGVNDWYLGNGTHGPLGNVQALGKLRAPSAGGLWPRAPRPLLAAATRRSMDLYLTSEDLPVPDNRVTVGPRERVEVRWRPVNLPPHRELVRRATAMMRRAGFPLVFTRRMGIAVNSHQCGTAVAGEDPATSVVGPDCKAHELDNLWVADSSWFPSSAAVNPALTIAANALRIAHMVAGTADVAEETGMPYGPGEGGLRDGGCAGPCPTGGPRRDGGTAGP; from the coding sequence GTGACAGCGACACCCCATCCTGATCCCGACGGCGCGCGGCACCGCGCCGAAGGCCGCCCGCGCGGCCTGCTCCGCCCCACCGGGCCCGTCGTGGACTGCGACATCGCCGTCATCGGCTCCGGCATGGGCGGCGCGACCCTGGCGTACGCCCTGCGCGGCACCGGCGCCCGGGTCCTGGTCGTCGAGCGCGGCGACTTCCTGCCCCGGGAATGGCAGAACTGGTCCGCGCCCGCGGTCTTCACCGCAGGGCGCTACCGCAACGCCGAGCCCTGGTACGACGCCTCCGCCCGGCGCTACTTCGCCCCCGGTGTGCACTACTACGTCGGCGGCAACACCAAGGTCTTCGGCGCCACCCTGCCGCGCTTCCGGGAGGCCGACTTCGGGCCGCTGGAGCACGCGGAAGGCATCTCGCGCGGCTGGCCGTTCCCGTACGGCGTGCTGGAGCCGCACTACGCGCGCGCCGAACGCCTCTACCGGGTGCACGGCGCCCGCGGGGCCGATCCGACCGACCCCTGGCGCTCCGGCGAGTACCCGTGGCCCGCCGTGGCCCACGAGCCCCCGGTCGCCTCGCTGGCGGAGTCGCTGCGCGCCCAGGGCCTGAAGCCGTACGCGCTGCCCACCGGCATCGACCTGCGGGCGGACGGCGCGTGTCTGCGCTGTGCCACCTGCGACGGCTTCCCGTGCCTGGTCGAGGCCAAGAGCGACGCCGACGTGTGCGCGCTGCGGCCCGCGCTGGCCGCCGGCAACGTCTCGCTGCTCACCCGGGCCACCGTCACGCGGCTGGTGACCGGGCCGTCCGGGCGGCGGGTGACCGCGGCGCTGGCCCAGTACGAGGGCCGGGAGCTGCGCATCCACGCCGAGCGGTTCGTGCTGGCCTGCGGCGCGGTCAACACGGCGGCGCTGCTGCTGCGTTCGGAACCCGGCGCGCTGCGTACCGGCCCCGTACGGGACACCGGTCTGGCCAACGGCTCCGGACAGGCCGGGCGCAACTACATGGTGCACAACTCGACGTTCCTGATGGCCGTCGATCCGCGCCGCGCCGACGAGGTGGTGTTCCAGAAGACGCTAGGCGTCAACGACTGGTACCTGGGCAACGGCACCCACGGCCCGCTCGGCAACGTGCAGGCCCTGGGCAAGCTGCGGGCTCCCTCGGCGGGCGGCCTGTGGCCCCGGGCCCCGCGCCCGCTGCTCGCCGCCGCCACCCGGCGCAGCATGGACCTCTACCTCACCAGCGAGGACCTGCCCGTGCCGGACAACCGGGTGACCGTCGGCCCCAGGGAACGGGTCGAGGTGCGCTGGCGGCCGGTGAACCTGCCGCCGCACCGCGAACTGGTGCGCCGCGCCACGGCGATGATGCGCCGGGCGGGCTTCCCCCTGGTCTTCACCCGCCGGATGGGCATCGCCGTCAACTCGCACCAGTGCGGCACCGCGGTGGCCGGGGAGGACCCGGCGACCAGCGTCGTCGGCCCGGACTGCAAGGCTCACGAACTGGACAACCTGTGGGTCGCGGACAGCTCCTGGTTCCCGTCCTCGGCGGCGGTCAACCCGGCGCTGACGATCGCCGCGAACGCACTGCGGATCGCGCACATGGTGGCGGGGACCGCGGACGTGGCGGAGGAGACGGGAATGCCGTACGGGCCTGGGGAGGGCGGCCTCCGGGACGGCGGCTGCGCGGGTCCGTGCCCCACCGGCGGCCCCCGGAGAGACGGAGGGACCGCGGGCCCATGA